Proteins encoded within one genomic window of Cellulosimicrobium protaetiae:
- a CDS encoding DUF2637 domain-containing protein, giving the protein MSKRSKSTSDPGPKRKKKSEPGRLTANLGVGIVAITAAVISFTHVQHLAQEAGETELAALLLPLSVDGAIAAAAAVVLAESKAKRKPPVLAWIMLILGLIASLGANIASAEPTLTARLIAAWPPIALALGIEVIAAVSRRAREERDAEAEGLAPAPARTHEKQTVVAAPAPQHRALAQPTAQPAHEPVPVQPAPAPVVAAVVAPSSDTPGQEPQAAQPSPVAEAVPASAASQPAVQPAVAAVVAPSSNTPDQAQVRQPGPVAARTAAAGRPSRAVQATARTGAHRPANELSDDDAIEVIRRLDAESDTGPVSRRTIETALRCGATRATRLALLARAADRVPELAGQAS; this is encoded by the coding sequence GTGTCGAAGAGGTCGAAGAGCACGAGCGATCCCGGGCCGAAGAGGAAGAAGAAGAGCGAGCCCGGGCGACTGACCGCCAACCTCGGTGTCGGCATCGTCGCCATCACCGCCGCGGTCATCAGCTTCACCCACGTCCAGCACCTCGCCCAGGAAGCGGGCGAGACTGAGCTCGCCGCGCTGCTCCTGCCGCTCAGCGTCGACGGCGCGATCGCCGCCGCGGCCGCCGTCGTCCTCGCGGAGTCAAAGGCGAAGCGCAAGCCCCCCGTGCTCGCATGGATCATGCTCATCCTGGGCCTGATCGCGAGCCTCGGAGCAAACATCGCTTCCGCCGAGCCCACCCTGACCGCACGCCTCATCGCGGCATGGCCCCCGATCGCCCTCGCCCTCGGTATCGAGGTCATCGCCGCCGTGAGCCGCCGGGCCCGCGAAGAGCGCGACGCGGAAGCCGAGGGCCTGGCCCCGGCCCCGGCGCGTACCCACGAGAAGCAGACCGTCGTCGCGGCCCCCGCGCCGCAGCACCGCGCCCTCGCCCAGCCCACCGCACAGCCGGCGCACGAGCCCGTCCCGGTCCAGCCCGCGCCGGCGCCCGTCGTCGCCGCGGTGGTCGCCCCGTCCTCCGACACCCCGGGCCAGGAGCCGCAGGCCGCCCAGCCCAGCCCGGTCGCGGAGGCCGTGCCCGCGAGCGCCGCCTCGCAGCCCGCGGTCCAGCCCGCCGTCGCCGCGGTGGTCGCCCCGTCGTCCAACACCCCGGACCAGGCGCAGGTGCGCCAGCCCGGCCCGGTCGCGGCGCGGACCGCTGCCGCAGGTCGTCCGTCGCGCGCCGTCCAGGCCACGGCGCGGACCGGTGCGCACCGTCCCGCGAACGAGCTCAGCGACGACGACGCGATCGAGGTCATCCGGCGCCTGGACGCCGAGTCCGACACCGGTCCGGTCAGCCGGCGGACCATCGAGACGGCGCTGCGGTGCGGAGCCACCCGAGCGACCCGTCTGGCCTTGCTCGCCCGTGCGGCGGACCGCGTCCCCGAGCTCGCCGGCCAGGCCAGCTGA
- a CDS encoding DUF5677 domain-containing protein, with amino-acid sequence MAIEPEAVRSRMDEILASWEMDAGTISLRTREHHMLGIIVFGLVSHCHHFARAIRALDDAGLHQAAVPLVRQLIECAVTVLWIESYGVRAARALMSEHAQNRQQTFTEFMNSGGDVDEDARATTQQYLAELEDEMKSSGRKFRERCEDLEGGLRLYSFWRIAASESHASTAVADRYIAERTGTESGVALSPDPRPGAHEAWLGTSLTMLVLASLAADRYDPTRRRRTRLKEIARELGTQPRWSKTATGLKRQAAYERAQRQRARAPRPGSGTTAMKTAP; translated from the coding sequence ATGGCGATCGAGCCCGAGGCAGTGCGGTCACGGATGGACGAGATCCTCGCGTCGTGGGAGATGGACGCGGGCACGATCTCGCTGCGCACGCGCGAGCACCACATGCTCGGCATCATCGTCTTCGGGCTCGTCAGCCACTGCCACCACTTCGCCCGGGCGATCCGGGCCCTGGACGACGCGGGCCTGCACCAGGCGGCCGTACCGCTCGTGCGGCAGCTGATCGAGTGCGCGGTCACAGTGCTGTGGATCGAGTCCTACGGGGTGCGAGCCGCGCGCGCCCTGATGAGCGAGCACGCCCAGAACCGGCAGCAGACCTTCACCGAGTTCATGAACAGCGGTGGCGACGTCGACGAGGACGCCCGAGCTACGACCCAGCAGTACCTGGCCGAGCTCGAGGACGAGATGAAGTCCTCGGGACGCAAGTTCCGCGAGCGCTGCGAAGATCTCGAAGGAGGGTTGCGCCTGTACTCGTTCTGGAGGATCGCCGCGAGCGAGAGCCACGCCTCGACCGCCGTGGCGGACCGCTACATCGCCGAACGGACCGGGACCGAATCCGGGGTCGCGCTGTCCCCGGATCCGCGACCCGGCGCACACGAGGCCTGGCTGGGCACCAGCCTGACGATGCTCGTGCTCGCCTCCCTGGCCGCGGATCGGTACGACCCGACCCGGCGACGTCGGACCCGGCTCAAGGAGATCGCGCGCGAGCTCGGCACACAGCCACGGTGGAGCAAGACGGCGACGGGCCTGAAGCGCCAGGCGGCGTACGAGCGCGCGCAACGTCAGCGCGCTCGCGCCCCACGTCCGGGGTCGGGGACGACCGCGATGAAGACGGCACCGTAG
- a CDS encoding peptidoglycan DD-metalloendopeptidase family protein produces MKRVAIAAVVAAALLLPGVYALFALMSVITLSAGGSSQSACYSPVGTVMPAGGPVRMPVTGAFKVTSEFGMRHNPGQINHGQYRLHAGIDLAPVAVGGPIVAASAGVVSSTPTSTGGGNMVVVDHGGGLVTKYLHLASRSVVTGDQVWAGRQLGVEGSTGNVSGEHLHFEVEVNGKPVDPRPWLTAQGLIVPAPGGSGLAPAVVEVAGAGEVGQVVGGQIGPAPLTPDDNLGTARPVVSSLPAQVGAWKGEQVTNAAYVIKAGQARSLDVWTITVAVMTAMAESSLTNVAHGDAVRADTIGLFQNGPERGPYEQRMDPSGAANIFYDYLLRVPGYHDLEPTIAAHKAQRNADPYHYESRWPDAVQMVATLTDDPQLLANLPAGGAVQGCQDGGQGEGSGPGDGTGAGIVAAAQHYLGTPYSWGGGDTTGPTTGIYSSASLDGTSTVGFDCSGLVIYAVHHATGVTLPHSAEAQGKDSRGTPVPRDWAQLQPGDVISFSQDGSGAPGSYGHVGIYLGDGKMIHAPRPGKNVEVVQLQGSTYYEPMAWSIRRYTTA; encoded by the coding sequence CGGGACCGTCATGCCCGCGGGCGGCCCGGTGCGCATGCCCGTGACCGGTGCCTTCAAGGTCACCTCCGAGTTCGGCATGCGGCACAACCCCGGCCAGATCAACCACGGCCAGTACCGCCTGCACGCCGGCATTGACCTCGCCCCCGTCGCGGTCGGCGGCCCGATCGTGGCCGCGAGCGCCGGCGTGGTCTCGTCGACCCCGACGAGCACGGGCGGGGGGAACATGGTCGTCGTCGATCACGGCGGCGGCTTGGTGACGAAGTACCTGCACCTGGCCTCACGCAGCGTCGTGACCGGTGACCAGGTCTGGGCAGGGCGTCAGCTTGGGGTCGAAGGCAGCACCGGGAACGTCTCGGGGGAGCACCTGCACTTCGAGGTCGAGGTCAACGGCAAGCCCGTGGACCCGCGGCCGTGGCTGACCGCACAGGGCCTGATCGTTCCGGCGCCGGGCGGGAGCGGGCTCGCGCCAGCTGTCGTCGAGGTCGCCGGCGCCGGCGAGGTCGGGCAGGTCGTGGGCGGGCAGATCGGCCCGGCACCGCTGACGCCTGACGACAACCTCGGCACCGCCCGGCCCGTGGTTTCCTCGCTGCCCGCGCAGGTGGGGGCGTGGAAGGGCGAGCAGGTCACCAACGCGGCGTACGTGATCAAGGCGGGGCAGGCGCGGTCGCTGGACGTGTGGACGATCACCGTCGCGGTCATGACGGCCATGGCCGAGTCGAGCCTGACGAACGTGGCCCACGGGGACGCGGTGCGCGCGGACACGATCGGGCTCTTCCAGAACGGGCCTGAGCGAGGCCCATACGAGCAGCGCATGGACCCCAGCGGCGCGGCGAACATCTTCTACGACTACCTGCTGCGCGTGCCCGGGTACCACGACCTCGAGCCGACGATCGCGGCGCACAAGGCGCAGCGCAACGCCGATCCGTACCACTACGAGTCCCGGTGGCCCGACGCGGTGCAGATGGTCGCCACCCTCACCGACGACCCGCAGCTGCTGGCGAACCTGCCCGCCGGCGGGGCGGTGCAGGGCTGCCAGGACGGCGGCCAGGGCGAGGGCTCGGGACCGGGCGACGGCACCGGGGCGGGCATCGTCGCCGCGGCGCAGCACTACCTGGGCACCCCGTACAGCTGGGGTGGCGGGGACACCACCGGCCCGACGACCGGGATCTACTCCAGCGCGAGCCTGGACGGCACGAGCACGGTCGGGTTCGACTGCTCGGGCCTGGTGATCTACGCCGTGCACCACGCGACCGGGGTCACGCTGCCGCACTCGGCCGAGGCGCAGGGCAAGGACTCCCGTGGCACCCCCGTGCCGCGAGACTGGGCCCAGCTGCAGCCCGGGGACGTCATCTCGTTCAGCCAGGACGGATCGGGCGCACCCGGCTCCTACGGGCACGTGGGCATCTACCTCGGCGACGGGAAGATGATCCACGCACCGCGGCCCGGCAAGAACGTCGAGGTCGTCCAGCTCCAGGGCTCGACGTACTACGAGCCCATGGCCTGGTCGATCCGCCGCTACACCACCGCCTGA